In the genome of Aspergillus flavus chromosome 8, complete sequence, one region contains:
- a CDS encoding general substrate transporter, translating into MGILNVVEDRPTPKSVYNWRVYLLAGIASCGSNMIGYTSAFIGTTITLDSFKEEFGLDKMSSAKVDLISENIVSLFIAGAFFGALLTYPVGHFLGRKWSLVIASAIFTLGAGLQLGANHSRGLGIMYAGRVLNGLGTGVASNIVPIYLSELAPPAIRGRLVGLYELGWQIGGMVGFWINYGVQKNMEPGHTQWLIPFAIQLIPAGLLFAGALWTKESPRWLFLKDRRQEAMANLCWIRQLSETDIYITEEVAAIDQALEEQAATIGIGFWKPFQSVGTRPKIMWRLFLGCMLFFWQNGSGINAINYYSPTIFKSIGVNSDTIGITTGLFGVVKAVMTFVWLLFLVDQLGRRKLLLIGAITGSICMWIIGAYICVVQPEENPTDHLNGGGIAAIFFFYLWTAIYTPTWNGTPWVINSEFFDPNIRSLAQAATTASNWLFNFLVSRFTEQMFAKMGYGVYFFFAALSFLAFFFTFFLIPETSGVPLEVVDRLFEVKPVWRANETVKAQMKEEEERFRFEIKEGNFDKSEEEHVEDGNETRS; encoded by the exons ATGGGCATCCTTAACGTCGTCGAGGATCGTCCTACTCCTAAGAGTGTCTATAACTGGCGAGTGTACCTGCTCGCAGGCATTGCATCATGTGGTTCCAATATGATCGGTTATACTAGTGCCTTTATTGGTACAACCATCACACTGGACTCCTTTAAAGAGGAATTCGGCTTGGATAAGATGTCATCTGCGAAGGTGGACTTGATTAGCGAGAATATTGTCTCGCTGTTCATTGCCGGTGCCTTCTTTGGAGCCCTCTTAACCTACCCTGTTGGCCATTTCCTGGGACGCAAATGGAGCTTGGTGATCGCTTCAGCTATCTTTACGTTAGGAGCTGGTCTCCAGCTGGGTGCCAACCACTCCCGCGGACTTGGAATTATGTATGCTGGACGAGTCCTGAATGGACTCGGTACTGGTGTCGCCTCGAACATTGTCCCAATCTATCTCTCTGAACTGGCACCTCCGGCCATCCGTGGGCGACTTGTCGGTCTCTATGAGCTCGGCTGGCAGATTGGTGGTATGGTGGGATTCTGGATCAAC TACGGTGTCCAAAAAAACATGGAACCTGGCCATACGCAATGGTTGATCCCATTTGCCATTCAGCTGATTCCGGCTGGGCTGCTTTTCGCTGGTGCCTTATGGACAAAGGAATCCCCTCGGTGGCTCTTCCTGAAGGACCGCCGACAGGAAGCAATGGCAAACCTCTGCTGGATTCGTCAGTTGAGCGAGACCGATATTTATATCACCGAGGAGGTGGCTGCTATCGACCAAGCGCTTGAAGAGCAGGCAGCCACCATTGGTATTGGATTCTGGAAACCCTTCCAGTCTGTTGGCACACGCCCAAAGATCATGTGGCGTCTCTTCCTGGGCTGCATGTTGTTCTTCTGGCAGAATGGATCGGGTATCAACGCGATCAACTACTACAGtcccaccatcttcaaaagtATCGGTGTCAATAGCGATACGATCGGAATCACCACAGGATTGTTCGGCGTGGTGAAAGCCGTCATGACCTTCGTGTGGCTTCTGTTCCTGGTCGACCAGTTGGGAAGACGGaagctcctcctcatcgGTGCCATCACGGGCTCGATCTGTATGTGGATTATCGGTGCCTACATCTGCGTCGTCCAGCCCGAGGAAAACCCCACCGACCACTTGAACGGTGGTGGTATTGCAgctatcttcttcttctacctgTGGACAGCGATCTACACGCCTACATGGAACGGCACACCGTGGGTTATCAACTCG GAATTCTTCGACCCCAATATTCGTTCCTTGGCCCAGGCCGCAACCACCGCCAGTAACTggctcttcaacttccttgTTTCCCGTTTCACGGAGCAAATGTTCGCCAAGATGGGCTATGGAGTgtacttcttcttcgccgccttatccttcctcgccttcttctttaccttcttcctcattcCCGAGACTAGCGGTGTCCCGCTGGAAGTTGTGGACCGCCTGTTCGAGGTTAAGCCGGTGTGGCGGGCCAACGAGACGGTTAAGGCTCagatgaaggaggaggaagagcgaTTCCGCTTCGAGATTAAGGAGGGCAATTTTGATAAGAGCGAAGAGGAACATGTGGAGGATGGCAATGAGACGAGGTCATAG
- a CDS encoding glycosyltransferase gives MSSVDEEPILEDIFVPQSLLNAVARREDTVEGTHRVASPCYPPSSQTQEIYVQKRNQRTISWATRVSDKRKAPQRASSYSSALEEGRMQLHQDQGPSVPPHVRGITSSLNLNSSDSTPPLRFLEHDPFADSSVREPLIERNSRSPYSIPRPGNINRKTLGDSVRSVYNRANLVKIKHQRKYWIRLLIEYAAYTIGAVFIYFVLVGLPLWKGAVYWLYWVMQHKFVFSGGWAIFVFLLVFYSFTPLLITFENDFPGPDYYEQRRISPTAPNTALLIPCYKSGAIIGRTLEAALKIFPASHIYVIANGDSATPIDDTEEVCRIYSVNHIWCPVGSKIVAIFIGCHAVKSFRHVLLIDDDCILPPHFPVVVSRLTHKVRCIGYTIKSVGTNSQRGSYCQQAQDLEYKLAGLQRSFAGHIGSATFPHGAISLWERAFLKDTLQHHPGFSISEDWFMGNSCRRLGGRIQMCSAVFVETTTPAALFFVDRRLRRGGFGETTVFKQRFLRWNFFVANGIWYNLLYILGSWRLGASSFRVQWLTRSTEQVYETLLYVLTPFILPIALMVRPVFCVLVMGGTLVLYLFNVIIFNAIHLRLKDERVGWNVVLWYYTSHSNPDALQMPYKIFISLTNVASCYYSLFKYARYFAKRHPKLTEDHKAVGMVLRLEEMADSRRRRGKLGRRMTVRSLGVTKKDGSIAESQAFSAQSSYS, from the exons ATGTCTTCAGTCGATGAGGAGCCAATTTTGGAGGATATTTTCGTTCCGCAATCTCTTTTGAATGCAGTGGCTAGAAGGGAGGACACGGTTGAAGGGACTCATAGGGTTGCTTCTCCTTGCTACCCTCCTAGCAGCCAGACTCAGGAGATTTATGTTCAGAAGAGAAACCAGCGTACGATAAGCTGGGCAACTAGGGTATCAGACAAGCGGAAAGCTCCACAGCGCGCATCAAGTTATTCATCGGCTctggaggaggggaggatgCAGCTACATCAGGACCAAGGTCCAAGTGTTCCTCCACATGTTCGGGGTATAACCTCTAGTCTTAACCTCAACTCGAGTGATTCGACACCTCCGCTGCGGTTTCTGGAACATGATCCCTTTGCAGACAGCAGTGTACGAGAGCCACTGATAGAACGAAACAGTCGGTCGCCTTACTCCATACCGCGGCCAGGCAATATCAATAGAAAGACACTAGGTGACAGTGTGAGAAGCGTGTACAACAGGGCAAACCTCGTCAAAATCAAACACCAACGCAAATATTGGATCCGCCTGTTAATCGAATATGCGGCATATACCATCGGTGCTGTTTTTATATACTTCGTTCTGGTCGGATTGCCCTTGTGGAAAGGTGCTGTATACTGGCTCTATTGGGTGATGCAACATAAGTTCGTATTCTCCGGTGGCTGGGCaatctttgtttttctgctTGTATT CTATTCGTTTACGCCGCTTCTTATCACCTTTGAGAATGACTTCCCAGGGCCAGATTATTACGAACAACGCCGTATCAGCCCAACTGCTCCAAACACTGCTCTTCTGATCCCATGTTATAAATCTGGAGCCATCATTGGGCGGACTCTCGAAGCTGCGTTGAAAATCTTTCCAGCCTCACATATCTATGTGATAGCCAATGGTGACTCGGCCACTCCTATAGACGATACCGAGGAGGTATGCCGGATCTACAGCGTCAATCATATCTGGTGTCCCGTTGGCTCCAAGATCGTCGCGATTTTCATCGGCTGTCATGCAGTTAAATCCTTTCGCCACGTCCTGCTCATCGATGATGATTGCATCCTACCCCCGCATTTTCCTGTGGTCGTCTCTCGGTTAACTCACAAAGTCCGCTGCATTGGGTATACCATCAAATCCGTTGGCACAAACTCTCAACGGGGCTCGTATTGTCAACAGGCACAGGACCTCGAATACAAGCTAGCTGGCTTACAGCGCAGTTTCGCGGGACACATTGGCAGTGCGACCTTTCCCCATGGAGCTATATCCTTATGGGAAAGAGCGTTCTTGAAAGATACTCTCCAGCACCATCCGGGTTTCTCCATTAGTGAGGACTGGTTCATGGGAAACAGTTGCCGGCGGCTTGGAGGAAGGATTCAAATGTGCAGTGCTGTCTTTGTCGAGACTACAACGCCGGCTGCTCTCTTCTTCGTTGATCGGAGATTAAGAAGAGGCGGCTTCGGCGAAACGACGGTTTTCAAGCAGAGATTCCTGCGGTGGAACTTCTTTGTGGCAAATGGGATATGGTATAATCTATTGTACATTCTTGGGTCTTGGAGGTTGG GAG CAAGTTCCTTCAGGGTCCAGTGGCTAACCCGGAGTACTGAGCAGGTCTACGAGACCCTGTTGTATGTGCTCACTCCGTTCATACTCCCCATTGCGCTCATGGTACGTCCTGTGTTCTGTGTTCTCGTCATGGGGGGAACTTTGGTTCTGTACTTATTCAATGTTATCATCTTCAACGCCATTCATTTGCGCCTGAAGGACGAGCGGGTCGGATGGAACGTTGTTCTCTGGTACTAT ACTTCACACAGCAATCCTGACGCATTGCAGATGCCTTACAAGATCTTCATCAGTCTTACAAATGTGGCAAGTTGTTATTATTCACTGTTCAAATATGCACGGTATTTTGCCAAGCGGCATCCCAAACTCACCGAAGACCACAAAGCTGTTGGAATGGTGCTGAGattggaggagatggcaGATAGTCGCCGACGACGCGGCAAGTTAGGCAGGAGGATGACTGTTAGGTCTCTTGGAGtaacaaagaaagatggtAGCATCGCTGAAAGTCAAGCTTTTTCTGCCCAGAGCAGTTACTCTTGA
- a CDS encoding DNA damage response protein RcaA has translation MWILDSEGDLLDGKRVWLRPGQKYLFGRIRQDGVRHAIQHSSISRKHMVIEVSSVKDGDGSRIYAKSEITVIDQNSKCGTAVDGNQIRGESVNLTGDEHTIKLGRYQHLLRIKWQPTVLTFSFSSKELKAKDPLAHVRSRLEDLDIKTIIPYVVGNTTHVVQSKRNTAKGLQALVNGKYIVANSYIDALVYAATPSDLENLESLSPLEVDFDSAWPDPTEHLPPPGKELVHRPAEAFAPILDRVNLFEGYTFVFGDKAQFDMLHDPIANGHGKALLYRVENEVTTADEIAQFMRNAAGEKGLGSQRDGPGGVVLVRFRAKGYEEWSIELSNQIALQTNQRVIEQSEFLDAILANDASSLCRTLPSQEPTSIQEASATPASQPASTPVKNVQIADSQAVEEHGQPTKSRSKGPRVRSFVSKMKTFDDGFDINAIPAHPPDDEDVVVDSLPAMDMESSSGQRTQPHSNLQEEEDVLSQLLPGANAMKRRRAETVQRAMDDSTLRPKEEVHQPKRQKIDVLEAARQHRDAEEDAQRQRREEEEAELQNSLKDIENLKGLAIVEEMEMPARKIADKDSRWDERWNGRKNFKKFRKKGDRNRSRHMIQTVIVPLEEVTRKAFGIGEHYWVSSRKSADNSQTESRREPPASEQDTGESRSQSLARTESEPTALRSQKRSREDRDSDSDDELRFRFRRRR, from the exons ATGTGGATTCTGGATTCGGAGGGAGATCTCTTGGATG GAAAGCGCGTCTGGTTGCGACCTGGGCAGAAGTATCTCTTTGGTCGGATAAGGCAAGATGGCG TCCGACATGCCATACAACACAGCTCGATATCGCGAAAGCACATGGTGATCGAAGTCTCTTCCGTTAAAGATGGTGATGGG TCTCGAATCTACGCGAAGTCAGAAATTACAGTGATCGACCAGAACTCCAAATGTGGAACGGCAGTGGACGGAAACCAAATACGGGGCGAGAGTGTCAATCTAACCGGTGACGAGCATACGATCAAGCTAGGAAGATACCAACATTTACTGCG GATTAAATGGCAGCCTACCGTGCttacattttctttctcgtctAAGGAGCTCAAGGCAAAAGATCCTCTAGCTCATGTCCGTTCACGTCTCGAAgatctagatattaaaacGATTATCCCATATGTCGTTGGCAATACCACACATGTTGTACAGAGCAAACGTAACACAGCAAAAGGCTTACAGGCGCTGGTGAATGGGAAATACATTGTTGCGAACTCATACATCGACGCACTTGTCTACGCTGCGACACCGAGTGATCTAGAAAACCTGGAGTCATTGTCCCCTTTGGAGGTCGACTTCGACTCTGCATGGCCAGATCCAACTGAGCATCTTCCACCGCCCGGCAAAGAACTTGTCCATAGACCAGCCGAGGCATTCGCACCTATCCTGGATCGTGTCAACCTGTTCGAAGGTTATACGTTTGTTTTTGGTGATAAGGCACAATTTGATATGCTGCACGATCCCATCGCCAATGGGCACGGAAAGGCTTTGCTGTATCGTGTGGAGAATGAGGTAACTACAGCAGACGAGATCGCACAGTTTATGAGAAATGCAGCCGGTGAAAAGGGTCTAGGGAGTCAAAGAGATGGCCCCGGAggggttgttcttgttcgGTTCCGTGCAAAAGGCTACGAGGAATGGTCAATCGAGCTGAGCAATCAAATTGCGCTTCAAACCAATCAGCGCGTCATTGAACAGAGTGAATTTCTCGACGCAATCTTAGCAAATGATGCCTCATCCCTCTGCCGCACACTACCATCACAGGAGCCCACGTCAATCCAGGAAGCAAGTGCGACGCCGGCATCACAGCCTGCCTCGACACCCGTAAAAAACGTTCAAATCGCCGATTCCCAAGCTGTTGAGGAACACGGTCAGCCGACCAAGTCGAGGTCAAAAGGCCCACGCGTGCGCAGCTTTGTCAGTAAAATGAAAACCTTTGATGATGGGTTCGACATAAATGCCATTCCTGCTCATCCGCcggatgacgaggatgttgttgTGGATTCGTTGCCGGCTATGGATATGGAGTCTTCATCTGGGCAACGGACACAACCGCACAGCAATCtgcaggaggaagaagacgtACTCTCTCAACTTCTACCTGGGGCTAATGCAATGAAACGTCGTCGCGCTGAGACTGTTCAAAGAGCCATGGATGATTCAACACTCCGccccaaggaggaagtgcaTCAACCCAAACGTCAGAAGATAGACGTGCTCGAGGCAGCTCGGCAACATCGAGATGCAGAAGAGGATGCCCAACGTCAACGccgagaggaagaagaagctgagcTCCAGAACTCTCTGAAAGATATTGAAAATTTAAAGGGACTCGCTATTGtggaagaaatggaaatgCCAGCCCGGAAGATTGCTGACAAGGATAGCCGGTGGGATGAGCGATGGAATGGACGGAAGAATTTCAAAAAGTTCCGCAAAAAGGGCGATCGCAACCGATCTCGCCATATGATACAGACAGTTATTGTTCCGCTGGAAGAAGTGACACGCAAGGCCTTCGGCATCGGCGAGCACTACTGGGTTAGCAGTCGCAAATCTGCCGACAATAGTCAGACGGAAAGTCGCCGGGAACCCCCTGCAAGCGAGCAAGACACTGGAGAATCGCGATCTCAGTCTCTTGCTCGGACAGAGTCGGAGCCGACAGCCCTTAGAAGCCAGAAACGGTCTCGAGAGGATCGCGACTCGGACAGTGACGATGAACTTCGTTTTCGCTTCCGTCGCAGAAGGTAG
- a CDS encoding putative DNA damage inducible protein (DNA-directed polymerase kappa), which produces MEPRRETPTDEVSSTSKGVTDGYATLKYQLLGPSLTKAGQDAVDQQKVSEIIYNASKGSKFFNHEQNRDRILTEKIERILKEKARLENLDLSHDLRRADQLLDELELSRDLSQYIVHVDCDAFFAAVEELDRPELKTVPFAVGKGVLTTCNYEARKFGCRSGMASFVAMKLCPQLICLPINHQKYSAKAQEIRAIFAQYDPLFESASIDEAYLNITAYCTENQIDPEDAVNRMRAEVLEQTKISVSAGIAANAKIAKIASNRNKPNGQFRVPNDRDAILEFMKDLPVRKVNGVGRVFERELDAVGIKTCGDIYSQRALLAKLFGEKAFHFLAQCYLGLGRTKIQPVENYERKSVGTESTFNEMGGKEALREKLWAIAQELEKDLTRTEFKGRTLVLKVKLATFEVLSRQCQPPKAVFLAKDLYTFSLPMLEKLEKEIPNMRLRLLGLRCTNLVSTKKGGIDFFGWATRSKPTVESTSDAVEQEISAEEAFERAARQEIQEDMNDLEKLSQEVSEPNEVDQSEKDPATPSEPQPTYWDCPVCSKPQVADDRAFNEHVDYCLSKQTIKEAIQGASQDAEPVPPKPRKRKSTSQEPVDPRQKRLFFT; this is translated from the exons ATGGAACCACGGCGCGAGACGCCTACTGACGAGGTGTCATCCACCTCAAAGGGAGTCACTGATGGATATGCCACATTAAAATATCAGTTATTAGGTCCCTCCTTGACAAAAGCAGGTCAGGATGCGGTTGACCAGCAGAAG GTATCGGAAATTATATACAACGCTTCTAAAGGATCGAAATTCTTTAATCATGAGCAAAACCGCGACCGGATTCTAACGGAAAAGATTGAGCGTATCTTAAAAGAGAAGGCCCGTCTTGAAAATCTAGATCTGTCTCACGACCTACGGAGGGCGGATCAGCTTCTAGATGAATTGGAACTCAGTCGAGACTTGTCGCAATACATTGTCCACGTCGACTGCgatgctttctttgctgcAGTCGAAGAACTGGACCGGCCGGAATTGAAAACCGTTCCTTTTGCTGTGGGCAAAGGGGTCTTAACTACCTGTAATTATGAGGCTCGAAAATTCGGCTGCCGAAGTGGGATGGCCTCATTCGTAGCCATGAAATTGTGTCCGCAGCTCATCTGCCTGCCTATAAACCACCAGAAATACAGTGCCAAGGCGCAGGAAATCCGGGCTATTTTCGCCCAATACGACCCGCTCTTCGAAAGTGCTAGTATAGATGAGGCGTACTTGAATATAACCGCCTATTGCACAGAAAACCAAATCGACCCAGAAGATGCTGTTAATCGCATGCGAGCGGAGGTATTGGAGCAAACGAAAATCTCGGTGTCTGCTGGCATCGCAGCTAATGCAAAGATCGCCAAGATCGCATCCAACCGCAACAAACCAAACGGTCAGTTTCGTGTCCCCAACGATAGAGATGCCATTCTGGAATTCATGAAGGATCTCCCGGTGCGAAAAGTCAACGGTGTGGGTCGAGTGTTTGAACGTGAGCTGGATGCAGTTGGAATTAAAACCTGCGGCGATATTTATTCTCAACGCGCACTGTTGGCCAAGCTGTTCGGTGAGAAGGCATTTCATTTTTTGGCTCAATGCTACCTTGGATTGGGGAGAACAAAGATCCAGCCGGTGGAAAACTATGAGCGAAAAAGTGTCGGCACTGAGAGCACTTTCAATGAAATGGGGGGTAAGGAAGCCCTTAGAGAAAAACTCTGGGCGATTGCTCAGGAACTCGAGAAAGACTTGACTCGGACTGAGTTCAAGGGTCGTACATTGGTGCTTAAAGTGAAGTTGGCCACATTTGAGGTTCTCTCCCGACAGTGCCAACCACCAAAAGCGGTGTTTCTGGCCAAAGACCTCTATACGTTCTCCCTCCCAATGCTAGAAAAGCTCGAGAAGGAGATACCCAACATGAGACTGcgtctcctcggccttcgcTGCACCAATTTGGTAAGCACTAAAAAAGGAGGAATTGACTTCTTCGGTTGGGCCACGCGTTCCAAACCTACTGTCGAGTCGACTTCGGACGCAGTTGAACAAGAGATCAGTGCGGAAGAAGCATTTGAGAGAGCTGCTCGCCAGGAGATACAGGAGGACATGAACGACCTTGAGAAGCTCAGCCAGGAAGTGTCTGAGCCCAACGAAGTTGATCAGTCTGAAAAGGACCCTGCCACCCCGTCTGAACCACAGCCTACATATTGGGATTGCCCAGTTTGTTCAAAACCACAGGTTGCGGATGACCGAGCATTCAATGAGCACGTCGACTATTGTCTCTCAAAACAAACCATTAAGGAAGCCATACAAGGAGCTTCGCAGGATGCCGAGCCTGTCCCACCGAAACCgcgaaagaggaagagcACGTCGCAGGAGCCTGTTGACCCGCGCCAAAAGCGACTGTTCTTCACATGA